The Terriglobus tenax genome contains a region encoding:
- a CDS encoding ABC transporter permease → MATVAPTPAPAAQRAGSFENTLKSAKTSLMFSETLRLAIDSFKASKTRFLLTMLGMVIGSASIILVVTLGLTGKDYALSLISSIGPNMIEMQFNGGSVAGPDNTSTPDYMTNADMDAVNASVQGIIASSPMLEFHDRISMGSGLTKDAMLLGVSPQYKQVRNLKVLRGRFFDDQDAMAHAKVAVIVEPLARALFGGAEGAVGNTLTVSGIPFLVVGVFKESVETFGQSEISDQTILIPYSVARYFTGTDTVKQIFFTVGTSAQVEPAAKRILEIIKSRHRATSVYTAFTLTQVLKVMAQIATMLTIVLTLAAAITLIVSGVGIMNSMLANVQARIREIGIRKALGATRHEILMQFLTESIFLSLCGGVIGTLIGLAVPLSVTFLTPFKIPVSGWSAVIALLTSVIVGVIFGTLPARRAAELDPVATLKYE, encoded by the coding sequence ATGGCTACCGTAGCACCAACTCCGGCGCCCGCGGCGCAACGCGCGGGAAGTTTTGAGAACACGCTGAAGTCTGCCAAGACCAGCCTGATGTTCTCTGAGACGCTGCGGCTGGCCATTGATAGCTTCAAAGCCAGCAAGACCCGTTTTTTGCTCACCATGCTCGGCATGGTCATCGGCTCAGCCTCCATCATCCTGGTCGTCACACTCGGCCTGACGGGTAAGGACTACGCCCTGAGCCTGATCTCCTCGATCGGTCCCAACATGATCGAGATGCAGTTCAATGGCGGCAGCGTCGCCGGCCCGGACAATACCTCCACGCCGGACTATATGACCAACGCCGATATGGATGCGGTCAATGCCTCCGTGCAGGGCATCATCGCGTCCTCCCCCATGCTGGAGTTTCATGACCGCATCAGCATGGGCAGCGGCCTGACCAAGGACGCCATGCTGCTGGGCGTTTCGCCGCAGTACAAGCAGGTCCGCAACCTGAAGGTCCTCCGTGGCCGGTTCTTTGATGACCAGGATGCCATGGCACACGCCAAGGTGGCGGTAATCGTGGAACCGCTGGCGCGCGCGCTTTTTGGAGGCGCGGAAGGCGCTGTGGGCAACACGCTGACCGTAAGCGGTATCCCCTTCCTCGTCGTCGGGGTCTTTAAGGAGAGCGTTGAGACCTTCGGCCAGTCCGAAATCAGCGATCAGACCATCCTGATTCCCTATTCGGTGGCTCGCTACTTTACCGGCACCGATACGGTGAAGCAGATTTTCTTCACTGTCGGCACCAGCGCGCAGGTGGAACCGGCGGCGAAGCGCATTCTTGAAATCATCAAGTCCCGCCATCGCGCCACCAGTGTCTACACTGCTTTTACACTGACACAGGTACTGAAGGTCATGGCGCAGATCGCCACTATGCTGACCATCGTCCTGACACTGGCCGCCGCCATTACGCTCATCGTCAGCGGCGTGGGCATCATGAACTCCATGCTGGCCAACGTGCAGGCGCGCATCCGGGAAATCGGCATCCGCAAGGCCCTGGGAGCGACACGACACGAAATCCTGATGCAGTTCCTCACCGAGAGCATCTTTCTTTCGTTGTGCGGCGGCGTCATCGGCACCTTGATCGGCCTGGCGGTTCCGCTCAGCGTCACCTTCCTTACGCCGTTCAAGATTCCTGTCTCCGGCTGGTCGGCGGTCATCGCTCTGCTTACTTCGGTCATTGTCGGCGTCATCTTCGGTACCCTGCCGGCACGCCGCGCGGCCGAACTGGACCCCGTTGCCACACTGAAATACGAATAG
- a CDS encoding bifunctional 5,10-methylenetetrahydrofolate dehydrogenase/5,10-methenyltetrahydrofolate cyclohydrolase, whose amino-acid sequence MEIKNTVAKLLDGVAIAGEIKNEVATQVKTLAASGITPKLVVVLVGHVAASEIYVRSKVKTCGELGIGSEMITPPETITTDEMLSLVADLNAREDVDGILIQLPLPKQVDTKRLLEAIAPDKDVDGFHPVNAGRLQTGQPALAPCTPAGIIEILKRSGIAIAGANAVVVGRSDIVGKPAAMMLLNESATVTVCHSKTTDLPSVTRNADILVAAIGRAGFITTEMVKPGATIIDVGINRVNDQAELEKFFPGNTARAEGFAKRGYTVVGDVDPRAFEISGAYTPVPGGVGALTIAMLMQNTVRAAKQRRGL is encoded by the coding sequence ATGGAGATCAAAAATACCGTGGCAAAGCTGTTAGATGGAGTCGCCATTGCCGGCGAGATCAAGAATGAAGTAGCTACCCAGGTCAAAACACTGGCCGCCAGCGGCATCACCCCCAAACTCGTGGTCGTGCTCGTGGGGCACGTCGCCGCCTCTGAGATCTACGTTCGCAGCAAGGTCAAGACCTGCGGCGAACTCGGTATCGGCAGCGAAATGATCACGCCGCCGGAGACCATCACAACCGACGAGATGCTCTCCCTGGTCGCCGATCTGAATGCGCGCGAAGATGTGGATGGCATCCTCATCCAGCTCCCGCTACCCAAGCAGGTGGACACCAAGCGCCTGCTTGAAGCCATCGCACCGGACAAAGACGTCGACGGCTTCCACCCGGTCAATGCCGGACGCCTGCAGACCGGCCAACCGGCGCTGGCGCCCTGCACACCCGCGGGCATCATCGAAATTCTGAAGCGCAGCGGCATCGCCATCGCCGGCGCCAATGCCGTTGTGGTTGGCCGCAGTGATATTGTAGGCAAGCCCGCCGCCATGATGCTGCTGAATGAGAGCGCCACCGTCACCGTCTGCCACTCCAAGACCACCGACCTGCCCAGTGTCACGCGCAATGCTGACATCCTGGTAGCCGCCATCGGCCGCGCCGGATTTATCACTACGGAGATGGTCAAGCCCGGAGCCACCATCATCGACGTGGGCATTAACCGCGTGAATGACCAGGCGGAGCTGGAGAAGTTCTTTCCCGGCAACACGGCCCGCGCCGAGGGCTTTGCCAAGCGCGGCTACACCGTGGTGGGCGATGTCGACCCGCGCGCCTTCGAGATCAGCGGAGCCTATACGCCCGTCCCGGGCGGTGTCGGCGCACTAACCATTGCCATGCTGATGCAGAATACCGTGCGCGCGGCGAAGCAGCGCCGGGGCCTGTAA
- the coaE gene encoding dephospho-CoA kinase (Dephospho-CoA kinase (CoaE) performs the final step in coenzyme A biosynthesis.), translated as MLRVGLTGGLGSGKSTVAAMLRDLGAHVVQADEVGRQLMQPGQAVFDQIVAHFGSDILAADGTLDRAKLSKIAFADGRVEELNTIVHPATIAAQAAWMAEIAAKEPNAVCVVESALLFESKHGDPRNRFDRIVLVYAPEELRIQRFLARQPGSTVEDARRRIAAQLSDFEKMQRSHFMIRNDGTLEDLRRQVVQLWAELQKAATPQ; from the coding sequence ATGTTGCGTGTCGGCTTGACCGGCGGCCTCGGAAGCGGAAAATCGACCGTGGCCGCCATGCTGCGCGACCTGGGCGCACATGTCGTCCAGGCAGATGAAGTGGGCCGCCAGCTGATGCAGCCGGGTCAGGCCGTTTTTGACCAGATCGTGGCGCACTTTGGCAGCGATATCCTGGCTGCGGACGGCACACTGGACCGCGCCAAGCTGTCGAAGATCGCCTTCGCCGACGGTCGTGTGGAGGAGCTAAATACCATCGTCCACCCAGCCACCATCGCCGCTCAGGCCGCGTGGATGGCAGAGATTGCGGCCAAAGAACCCAATGCCGTCTGCGTGGTGGAAAGCGCCCTGCTGTTTGAAAGCAAGCATGGCGACCCGCGCAACCGCTTTGACCGCATCGTTCTGGTCTATGCGCCGGAGGAACTGCGCATCCAGCGCTTCCTCGCCCGCCAACCCGGCTCCACGGTGGAAGACGCCCGCCGCCGCATCGCCGCACAACTGTCAGACTTTGAGAAGATGCAGCGTTCCCACTTCATGATCCGCAACGACGGAACTCTGGAGGATCTGCGCCGCCAGGTCGTTCAGCTCTGGGCTGAGCTGCAGAAAGCGGCCACCCCTCAGTAG
- a CDS encoding nuclear transport factor 2 family protein, whose protein sequence is MMKRWMFVLVAVVCLNSVHAQDAEAKKKFGMANAAVGAAIAAKDTVALAKVWSPKLIVNSPNNTVLTRDQIFEALKAGKLDYEGGYKFALEKIEFFGDIAVTMGEDTYTPNFGPEKGKLLHRRATNIWQYANGSWLMIARQATIYDPEVKHY, encoded by the coding sequence ATGATGAAGCGATGGATGTTCGTTCTGGTGGCAGTCGTGTGTCTGAACAGCGTGCATGCGCAGGATGCCGAGGCAAAAAAGAAGTTTGGAATGGCCAACGCCGCCGTAGGTGCGGCAATTGCGGCGAAAGATACCGTGGCCCTTGCGAAGGTCTGGTCTCCAAAACTGATCGTCAATAGCCCTAATAACACCGTTCTGACGCGTGATCAGATCTTTGAAGCGCTTAAGGCCGGAAAGCTTGATTACGAGGGTGGATACAAATTTGCGCTCGAGAAGATCGAGTTCTTTGGGGATATCGCGGTCACCATGGGCGAAGACACGTATACGCCGAACTTCGGTCCGGAAAAAGGCAAGCTGCTTCACCGTCGTGCAACCAACATCTGGCAGTACGCCAATGGTTCATGGCTGATGATCGCGCGCCAGGCGACGATCTATGACCCCGAGGTGAAGCACTACTGA
- a CDS encoding S1C family serine protease: MKMRRVLLVVLLVGGFYFLTTHMTPSGKIGNWIQKMVPGDSTTAMKGPLGAFHMTVASAAPEFDAEEQNNINVYKRVLPSVVNVTSTTVQFDFFYGPVPQQGMGTGFVIDKEGHILTNNHVIQDGQRIEVTLNDKHKYKAQVVQIDKSHDLALLQINAPNLVPVTLADSKNIVVGQKVYAIGNPFGLNGTMTRGIVSALRSVRGPTGSAIDNAIQTDAAINPGNSGGPLLNSRGEVIGINTMIASNGSDQSAGIGFAIPINTARAFVDDIARYGHVRRPALDVVTLPIGPDIADQLGLAADYGVLVERVLPGGAAEKAGLKGGSQRAYMGNTPVMIGGDLIVAIDGQEITSQQDISDVMNSHKAGDTVSVTIFRGRRKVEVKATLSEARDRQA; this comes from the coding sequence ATGAAGATGCGTCGCGTACTGCTCGTGGTTCTACTTGTGGGCGGTTTCTATTTTTTGACAACGCACATGACGCCGTCCGGCAAGATCGGCAACTGGATCCAGAAAATGGTTCCGGGCGACTCCACCACGGCTATGAAAGGCCCCCTGGGCGCCTTCCACATGACTGTGGCCAGCGCCGCGCCGGAGTTCGACGCCGAAGAGCAGAACAATATCAACGTCTACAAGCGCGTTCTGCCAAGCGTGGTCAACGTTACCTCCACCACCGTGCAGTTTGACTTCTTCTACGGCCCGGTTCCCCAGCAGGGCATGGGCACCGGCTTTGTCATCGACAAAGAGGGCCACATCCTGACCAACAACCATGTCATCCAGGATGGCCAGCGCATTGAAGTTACCCTGAACGACAAGCACAAGTACAAGGCCCAGGTCGTCCAGATCGACAAGAGCCACGACCTGGCCCTGCTGCAGATCAACGCACCAAACCTGGTGCCTGTTACCCTGGCCGACTCGAAGAACATCGTCGTCGGCCAGAAGGTCTACGCCATCGGCAATCCGTTCGGCCTGAACGGCACCATGACCCGCGGCATCGTCTCGGCGCTGCGCTCTGTACGCGGTCCGACAGGCTCGGCCATCGACAACGCCATCCAGACCGACGCGGCAATCAACCCCGGCAACTCCGGTGGACCGCTGTTGAACTCCCGTGGCGAGGTCATCGGCATCAACACCATGATCGCCTCCAACGGCAGCGACCAGTCCGCGGGCATCGGCTTCGCGATCCCCATCAACACGGCCCGTGCCTTTGTGGATGACATCGCCCGCTACGGCCATGTCCGCCGTCCGGCGCTCGATGTGGTCACGCTGCCCATCGGCCCGGACATCGCCGACCAGCTTGGCCTCGCAGCCGACTACGGCGTCCTGGTAGAGCGTGTACTTCCCGGCGGAGCAGCGGAAAAGGCCGGCCTGAAGGGCGGCAGCCAGCGCGCGTATATGGGCAACACGCCCGTCATGATCGGCGGCGACCTGATCGTCGCCATTGATGGCCAGGAGATCACCAGCCAGCAGGACATCTCCGACGTGATGAACTCGCACAAGGCAGGCGACACGGTCTCGGTCACCATCTTCCGTGGCCGTCGCAAGGTGGAAGTGAAAGCCACTTTGAGCGAGGCGCGCGACCGCCAGGCATAG
- a CDS encoding site-2 protease family protein: protein MTETPQPRSTCPHCGTIVAEDVLSCPQCQTLIYSEWLETLAARAQHLEEVKLWADARDLWLAALSKLPHASRQAEWTRNHVQQLDAVLHATDAPAIPQKQEPQLSPRWRKWLGPLAPVAVVLIKAKGLLLALFKLKFLLSFAAFFGLYWALYGFWFGLGFAFSILVHEMGHYIAVRRLGMKAELPVFLPGFGAYVRWQMTHVEPDGSLRVATLFESAQVALAGPIAGMLCSAGFFGLYLATGQPAWAAVAHAGAWLNLLNLIPVWFLDGARAADALNKVHRVLLLLTAILLGVLLGQGGYYLVALGLGWRIFFTKDAPEHGSNRVMVVFVLLLFALGLLFGFAPMRAVR, encoded by the coding sequence GTGACAGAAACACCTCAACCCAGAAGCACATGCCCTCACTGCGGAACCATCGTTGCCGAGGATGTTTTATCCTGCCCGCAATGCCAGACCCTGATCTATAGCGAGTGGCTGGAGACGCTCGCCGCACGCGCGCAGCACCTGGAAGAGGTGAAACTCTGGGCAGACGCCCGGGACCTATGGCTCGCCGCGCTTTCGAAGCTGCCACACGCATCGCGCCAGGCCGAATGGACACGCAACCACGTGCAGCAGCTTGATGCCGTCCTGCACGCAACGGATGCACCCGCCATTCCACAGAAACAGGAGCCGCAGCTCTCGCCCAGGTGGAGAAAGTGGCTTGGTCCACTGGCGCCGGTCGCCGTCGTGCTCATCAAGGCCAAGGGGCTTCTTCTGGCTCTCTTCAAGCTAAAGTTCCTGCTCAGCTTCGCTGCCTTCTTCGGCCTGTACTGGGCACTGTATGGCTTCTGGTTCGGCCTGGGCTTTGCCTTCTCCATCCTGGTACACGAGATGGGCCACTATATCGCTGTCAGGCGTCTTGGCATGAAGGCGGAGCTTCCGGTCTTTCTTCCGGGCTTCGGAGCGTATGTCCGCTGGCAGATGACGCATGTAGAGCCGGACGGATCTCTGCGTGTAGCCACGCTGTTTGAAAGCGCGCAGGTCGCACTCGCCGGCCCCATCGCGGGCATGCTCTGCTCCGCCGGCTTCTTCGGGCTGTACCTGGCGACGGGACAACCGGCATGGGCGGCCGTGGCGCACGCCGGAGCCTGGCTCAACCTGCTGAACCTGATCCCCGTGTGGTTTCTGGATGGAGCCCGCGCAGCCGACGCCTTGAACAAGGTGCATCGCGTGCTGCTTCTGCTCACGGCAATCCTGCTGGGCGTTCTGCTGGGCCAGGGTGGATATTACCTGGTCGCGCTCGGCCTTGGGTGGCGCATCTTCTTTACCAAAGATGCACCGGAACATGGCAGTAATCGCGTCATGGTTGTCTTCGTTCTGCTCTTGTTCGCGCTCGGCCTGCTCTTCGGCTTTGCGCCGATGCGCGCCGTCCGTTAG
- the purN gene encoding phosphoribosylglycinamide formyltransferase yields the protein MTRIAVLLSGRGSNFLALAEAIRRGLVPGCEIVLVLSNKADAGGLEAARKLGLEARAIPSKGVPRAEHDQQMIAALLAAKVDLICLAGYMRIISPEFISAFPNQILNIHPSLLPAFPGLDAQGQALEYGAKIAGCTVHFVDEQVDHGAIILQRQVPVLDEDTHDTLAARILVEEHQAYAEALRRVLSGEYRLVGRRYIKV from the coding sequence ATGACCAGAATTGCCGTTCTTCTCTCCGGACGTGGATCAAACTTTCTCGCGCTTGCCGAAGCGATTCGCAGGGGCTTGGTTCCGGGCTGCGAGATCGTCCTCGTGCTCTCCAACAAGGCGGATGCCGGGGGATTGGAGGCCGCCCGCAAGCTTGGTCTTGAGGCGCGCGCGATTCCATCGAAGGGTGTGCCGCGTGCCGAGCATGACCAGCAGATGATTGCCGCCCTGCTCGCGGCGAAGGTCGACCTGATCTGCCTGGCCGGCTATATGAGGATCATCTCGCCGGAGTTCATCTCGGCTTTCCCGAACCAGATTCTGAATATCCATCCGTCTCTGCTGCCCGCTTTTCCGGGGCTGGATGCACAGGGGCAGGCGCTGGAGTATGGCGCGAAGATTGCCGGGTGCACTGTCCACTTTGTGGATGAGCAGGTGGATCACGGCGCGATCATTCTGCAGCGGCAGGTGCCGGTGCTGGATGAGGACACGCATGACACGCTGGCCGCACGCATCCTGGTTGAGGAGCATCAGGCTTATGCTGAGGCATTGCGCCGTGTTCTGTCCGGCGAGTACCGCCTGGTGGGCCGGCGTTACATCAAGGTCTAA
- the purM gene encoding phosphoribosylformylglycinamidine cyclo-ligase, with protein sequence MAPNPAKSSGPISYADAGVDISAADRSKEKIKLLARRTFNKNVLSEIGSFGGLFNLDLSKFPNPVLVSSADGVGTKLKVAFELGIHHTVGGDLVNHCVNDIAVQGATPLFFLDYLAMGKLEGDVVEKIVVGLSDACKANGCALIGGETAQMPGFYKPGDYDLAGFIVGAVSKDRIITGENTQVGDVLFGLPSTGLHTNGYSLARKLLFEVAGYTADQYVGSIKEKTGAALMKTHRSYLGIIKKLHAADCVAGMAHITGGGITENLPRVLPKGMGAHVELSSWQVPPLFTHLQELGQVEQDEMFRTFNMGIGLVCVVPADKVKKAKAILNRANERFHVIGRIVRGDRKVTYV encoded by the coding sequence TTGGCTCCAAATCCAGCGAAATCTTCGGGTCCCATCTCCTACGCCGATGCCGGTGTGGATATCTCAGCAGCAGACCGTTCCAAGGAAAAGATCAAGCTGTTAGCACGCAGGACCTTCAACAAGAACGTTCTCTCGGAGATCGGATCTTTTGGTGGACTGTTTAACCTGGATCTGAGCAAGTTTCCGAATCCAGTGCTGGTCTCTTCCGCTGACGGTGTCGGCACCAAGCTGAAGGTCGCCTTCGAGTTAGGCATTCACCACACCGTAGGCGGTGATCTGGTGAACCACTGCGTCAACGACATCGCCGTGCAGGGCGCGACGCCCCTGTTTTTCCTGGACTATCTCGCCATGGGCAAGCTTGAGGGCGATGTGGTCGAGAAGATCGTTGTCGGCCTGTCAGACGCCTGCAAGGCCAATGGCTGCGCGCTGATCGGCGGCGAAACTGCACAGATGCCGGGCTTCTACAAGCCGGGCGACTACGATCTGGCCGGCTTCATTGTCGGCGCGGTCAGCAAGGACCGCATCATCACCGGCGAGAACACGCAGGTGGGCGATGTGCTCTTTGGTCTGCCTTCGACCGGCCTGCACACCAACGGTTATTCGCTGGCCCGCAAGCTGCTGTTCGAGGTTGCAGGCTATACCGCGGACCAGTATGTAGGCTCCATCAAGGAAAAGACCGGCGCAGCGCTGATGAAGACCCATCGCAGCTACCTGGGCATCATCAAGAAGCTGCACGCGGCCGACTGTGTCGCGGGTATGGCGCACATCACCGGCGGCGGCATTACGGAGAATCTTCCGCGTGTGCTGCCGAAGGGCATGGGCGCGCACGTTGAGCTCAGCTCCTGGCAGGTTCCGCCGCTGTTCACGCACCTGCAGGAACTTGGCCAGGTGGAGCAGGACGAGATGTTCCGCACCTTCAACATGGGCATTGGCCTGGTGTGCGTAGTTCCTGCTGACAAGGTGAAGAAGGCCAAGGCTATTCTGAACCGCGCCAATGAGCGCTTCCATGTCATTGGCCGTATCGTTCGCGGCGACCGCAAGGTCACCTACGTTTAG
- the hemL gene encoding glutamate-1-semialdehyde 2,1-aminomutase: MTRVLEKSRSLQHRAEALFPGGVNSPVRAFRSVGGDAPFVEHAEGAYLFDADGNRYIDYFGSWGPMILGHAEPSVVAAIQDAATRSASYGASHAGEAELGELVRTAVPSMEHMRFVSSGTEATMSAIRVARGFTRRRYVIKFEGCYHGHADGLLVKAGSGVATFGIPGSAGVPDEVAHFTLALPYNDIRAVEEAFARHKDDIAAIILEPVVGNAGTLIPQPGYLESLRALTEAEGALLIFDEVMTGFRLALGGAQQRFGIKPDLTTMGKIVGGGLPVGVFGGREDVMSMLAPLGPVYQAGTLSGNPLAMAAGAATLSRLIREAGTIYPQIEETTRQVAEGVARVAADAGVTLTTNRMGSMWTWFFTNQPVNNFEDAATSDTAAFGRFHRTMMDQGVWLPPSQFEAAFIGTAHGKAEVDVTLEAAKKVFAKS, translated from the coding sequence ATGACACGAGTGCTCGAAAAGTCCCGTTCCCTGCAGCATCGCGCTGAAGCTCTGTTCCCCGGCGGAGTCAATTCGCCCGTACGCGCCTTCCGTTCCGTGGGCGGTGACGCCCCTTTCGTCGAACATGCCGAAGGCGCCTACCTGTTTGACGCGGACGGAAACCGCTATATCGACTACTTCGGCTCCTGGGGCCCGATGATCCTGGGCCATGCCGAACCCTCCGTCGTCGCCGCCATTCAGGACGCCGCCACGCGCAGCGCCAGTTACGGCGCCTCCCACGCAGGCGAGGCGGAACTGGGCGAGCTGGTCCGCACCGCCGTGCCGTCCATGGAGCACATGCGCTTTGTCAGCTCCGGTACAGAAGCGACCATGTCGGCCATCCGCGTCGCCCGCGGTTTTACCCGCCGCCGCTACGTCATCAAGTTTGAGGGCTGCTACCACGGTCACGCCGACGGCCTGCTGGTCAAAGCCGGTTCCGGCGTCGCCACCTTCGGCATCCCCGGCTCAGCCGGCGTTCCGGATGAGGTCGCACACTTTACCCTCGCCCTGCCTTACAACGACATCCGCGCCGTCGAAGAAGCCTTTGCCAGGCACAAGGACGACATCGCCGCCATCATCCTGGAACCCGTCGTCGGCAACGCCGGAACCCTGATTCCGCAGCCCGGTTACCTGGAATCCCTGCGCGCGCTTACGGAAGCCGAGGGCGCCCTGCTGATCTTCGACGAGGTCATGACCGGCTTCCGGCTCGCCCTTGGCGGAGCGCAGCAGCGCTTCGGCATCAAGCCCGACCTGACCACCATGGGCAAAATCGTCGGCGGAGGCCTGCCGGTCGGCGTCTTCGGCGGACGCGAGGACGTGATGAGCATGCTGGCCCCACTCGGCCCGGTCTACCAGGCCGGAACGCTCAGCGGCAACCCGTTGGCCATGGCTGCGGGCGCAGCCACCCTCAGCCGCCTGATCCGTGAAGCCGGAACCATCTATCCACAGATCGAGGAAACCACCCGCCAGGTCGCCGAAGGCGTCGCCAGGGTTGCCGCGGACGCAGGAGTGACACTGACCACCAACCGCATGGGAAGCATGTGGACCTGGTTCTTCACCAACCAGCCAGTCAACAACTTTGAAGACGCCGCCACCAGCGACACAGCCGCCTTCGGCCGCTTCCACCGCACCATGATGGACCAGGGCGTCTGGCTGCCGCCCTCGCAGTTTGAGGCTGCATTCATCGGCACAGCACACGGCAAGGCCGAAGTAGACGTCACTCTGGAAGCAGCGAAGAAGGTATTCGCAAAGTCGTAG